The following is a genomic window from Candidatus Melainabacteria bacterium RIFOXYA2_FULL_32_9.
AGATAAGAATATTGAAATGACATTCAAAACATTCGCGTAACAAACACAAATAGTTAAGCGGAGAGAGTTATTATTCCCAAGGGAAGGTAGAGGATATGAGTTATAAAAATGACCATTTGCTGGTAATTGCTAATAAATATGGTAAAGCTGGCGGTGATGCAAAAGCAGAATTATATGAAACCTGGGATAAATTAAGAGATTTATCAGTTAGTGGGCCCTCATTAAATGGTTCAGGCTTTGGCCCCACGGCTAATTTTATGCTGGAAATGGCAAGGCTATTTGCACCTGCTTCCTTCATGCCGGTACTTGGCGGTAATTCAATGAATATACCCGGAACTTCTTATTCATCTCCAATTAGCGGTGGAAATTCTATAACAGCTGGAGGATTATCAGCCTTTGGAATGGGATCACTTGGCAATTATCCCGGATTACCTACCGGTGGTGCGTCAGCATTACCGTATGCTGTAGGGTCAATGGCTTTACCTCTCTTAATGGGCATGGGTAATACTTTTTCTTCTCTTGATAACGATTTTTCTATTGGTGGTGTCCCGACTGGCGGCGCTGCATCTACCATGGCCGGAGGAGTATCAGGTTTAGCAGGAGCTTCGCAAAGTGGGTCGATGCTTCTACCTGCAGCAGGCTTAATAGCCGGAATAGGAGGAATTGCATCTTCATTAGGGCCATATTTTGGGCCGTTCGGACTACTTGCAGGCTTAACAGGCAACCTTGCTACAGGCTACGCCGGATCCGTACTTAATGCATATCAACATGTTACTGGCAAAGTATTAAATAACGCCGATACTATACTCTCTATGAGAGTTAAAAACATAGAAACTGTAGTAAAACAACTTGACACACAAGGTGATATCGTTAGAAAAATGTTGAAAGAATCCGTAGAAGGTGATTCTAAAGCATTACAAAGCCTACTATAAGCTTTAGGAGTAATAATGAGATCCAATCCCAGATTATTTATAAGATCTCTTCAGAGTTTAATTTTTGAAAATAATCCTATTATCTTTATATTTATTCAGCTAAAAAAAATCTTAAATAACTCTACTGAATTTCCTCAAAAACATAAAAAAATTTTTAAAAGCATACAAGAAAATAAGACCCGGTTAGAAAAAGCCAAATCATTGATTGACTTAAATTCCAGAAACACTGCAAAAACAATAAATTTAGTCCGCTAAATCCTCATAAAACTTGTATCTCCTAAAATCAACCATCGAATTTACGAGCAAACGTAAAAATTCCTTTATTTATTAATAAATGTTAACAAAAAATGAATTAAAGTTAATTTATAGCAATTCGTTGTTTTTATATATATAGGTAACTAGTGCCTTAAAAACTAGAACATGATAAAATACTCAAAAAACTGTTGTCGTCAAAGCCAAGGAGAAAAACTGCAATATGGCAAACTCAACAAATACGGCAAATAATATCCCGGAATTTGCAGATAATTTCTTCTCGTTTTTCAGAATATTTTATTACTATCTAGTAAGGGCACGGATTTTTGAGACTGCTTATACAAACTTTGTAAATTCTGTTAAAAATATGCTTACCGCAAATCAAAAACTAAGAATTGCCAAATATAGAGTAAATCATTTAAGATACAGACTTAATCAAATGGAAAGAATAATAGACCAAAATACACCAATGGAACATATTTCAGGAGACATTCTTAATCAGTTAAGATAGCAATGTGTAAAATAACAAAATCACGGGGAGAATAACAATGGGGCTAGCCTCAAGCCAACTTAGATTAATTTATCTGACAATGTTCAAGAGCGATCTTGAATATAGAATCCAGCTTATTTCCCAAACTAAGATGCATTTATCAGGCAGCATAAATGACTTAGTTGATGTTGGCAGTGATTTAGACCCTAGTGCTCCTGAAATGAAACTTTTAGAACAACGTAGAGAAAGACTTCATTTAGTTGAGAAAAAACTGGATGCAACTATAGAAAGATATAAAACACAACTAAGTGCAATACAAACAGAAATTGAAGCAGCACAGAAATTTGTTGATAACAATGTAAAAAGCTTTAACTACGCTAAGTAACAGTTATAAATAAGTAAGCAAGAAAAAATTTTTACACAAAATTATAAAATAGTAGAAATGTCATCCCGGGCTTGACCCGGGATCTAACCTATTTATAAGCTTAAAGCGAACATTTGATAGATGCCGGAACAAGTCCGGCATGACATAGTAAGTATTTTTTCTTTCTTAAATATAAAGAAATGTTCCAAATAGTGATAGTCTAAACCATTTGGCCGATGCCGCTATGAGAAAAATATTTCAAAATTACTATATAAGAAATGGGTTTATGAGTTATCAATTTTAATGAGAGTAAATAAGGGGAGCCGGAAATATGAAAGAAATTTGGGCAGACAATGTAGGCAAAGAATTAACAGGCAAAAAAAGTAAACTTGTTGAGATTTTAGAAAACCAACCCCCATTTATGTATTGGTGGTTTGCCTTTACTTCAATAAGTTTATGTTCTGTTTATGTAATTCTACTAACTAAACTTTAATTTTCCAGCAGTTAGTTAGAACCTCCAGGAATAATATCCTGGAGGTCTTTTATTACATAGTAAAAGTTATTAGAATAAACCACAACTTAATTGATAAATGTAGTTAAGAAAGCTCTTCTAGCAAACTATCATCAATTTCAAAGTTTGCATATACATTTTGCACATCATCATGGTTTTCTATGCTATCTAATAATCTTAAAACCTGCTTAGCGGTTTCAGAATCTTCAATAGCTATCGTATTTTGGGGATTTCTTGTTAATTCAACATTATTTAACTTGTACCCGGCAGCCTCAACTTGCTCTGCTACTTCCTGAAGAGTATCAGGAGTGGTTACGATTCTATATTCATTTTCATCAGTAATAAAGTCTTCAGCGCCAGCATTTATTGCAATTTCAAACAACTGCTCCTGATCAACCCCCACATTATTTATGGAAATAACACCTTGTTCCTCAAACATCCAGCCAACACAGCCTGTTTCACCAAGATTTCCATTCTGTTTATTGAAGTAGCTCCTAATGTCTCCAGCTGTCCTATTTCTATTATCAGTCATGGTCTGAATTAATATAGCCACACCACCTGCACCATAACCTTCATAAATAACTTCTTCAAAATTATCTCCCCCAGCCATGCCTGAAGCTTTTTCAATGGCACGCTTTATATTGTCATTAGGTAAACCAGCTGCTTTTGCTTTATCTATCGCCGTTCTTAATCTAAAATTTGCTTCTGGATTTGTACCACCCGTCTTAGCAGAAACAATTATTTCCCTGGAAAACCTGGCAAATGCAGCACCTTTTTGCGCATCAACTTTGGCTTTTTTATGTTTTATATTAGCCCATTTTGAATGACCAGACATATTTATCTCCTATTAATATATATATCCTAATAGAATTTTAATATAAAAAGATAATATATGTCTAAGTTATTATCCAACTTATTAATGTATAAGTAGGGATATTACNNNNNNNNNNNNNNNNNNNNNNNNNNNNNNNCCTTGATTATGTTAAAAATGTATTATGTCTGAGAATAATCTTAANNNNNNNNNNNNNNNNNNNNNNNNNNNNNNNNNNNNNNNNNNNNNNNNNNNNNNNNNNNNNNNNNNNNNNNNNNNNNNNNNNNNNNNNNNNNNNNNNNNNNNNNNNNNNNNNNNNNNNNNNNNNNNNNNNNNNNNNNNNNNNNNNNNNNNNNCATAGACAATTCACTGTTTCTCTTAAACAAGTTAAAATTCCAGACTCAGATGTTACTGTATATTTTATAGTTAACAATACATATTTTGGTTCACATAGCGAAATTTATCCGGATAAGGCTCATGAAAGATTTGAGCAAGAAAGATTCCTGGTTTTTGGATTATCTACCCTAGAGTTAATGAAAAAAATTGACTTTAAGCCAGACATAATACACTGTAATGATTGGCATACAGCAAATATACCTGTTTATCTTAAAACTAATTATAGAAACTGCGAGTTTTATAAAAATACCTCTACAGTTTATAGTATTCATAACTTGGCATATCAAGGCAAATTTGGCTTTGAAATATTGGAATTTGGCAATATAATTGATAATGGGGTATATGGATCAGAAGGTCTCGAATATTTCGATAAAATTAACTGGATGAAAGGTGGAATTATTTATTCAGATCAAGTTAATACTGTTTCACCTACATATGCTGAAGAAATTCAGTCTCCAGAATATGGGGACGGACTTGATGGGCTGCTAAGATCAAATAATTATAAATTAACAGGCATATTAAACGGGATTGATTATGACGTATGGAACCCTAAAACTGATCCAGTCCTGCCACAAAACTATTCCGTAGTAGATTTATCTGGAAAAAATAAGTGTAAAATTGAATTGCAAAAAGAATTAGGATTAAAGCAAAATCCTGATACTCCATTAATTGGCTTGATATCAAGATTAGTCGATCAAAAAGGGTTAGATCTTATTGCAGGAATAGCTGAAAACATTAAAAATATGGATTTACAGCTAGCAGTTCTTGGCACAGGACAAGAAAAGTATGAATTGCTTTTCAAAGACTTAACTACCACATCTGATAACATAAAAGCAGTTATAGGATTTAATGGAAACCTGGCAAAAAAAATATACGCAGGCTGTGATATGTTCCTAATGCCAAGCAGGTTTGAACCCTGTGGGCTTGGTCAATTAATAGCACTTAAATACGGCACTATTCCAATTGTAAGAAAAACTGGAGGATTAGCAGACACAGTTATTGACTATAATTTAGATGAAAAAAATGGAAATGGCTTTGTTTTTGAAGACTATGATTCTTGCGTACTTTTTAATGCTATTTCAAGAGCATTAAATGCTTATAAAAATGAACAAGAATGGGCCCATATAACTAACAGGGCAATGCAATATGATTTTAGTTGGGAAAAGAGTGCAGATAAATATGTTGATCTCTATAAAAAGGCTTTAAATAAGTAAATTGCAACGGGAGGAATAAAACTTTATGCCTGAAATGAGAAGAGATCCAATAACAAAAAATTGGGTAATAATAGCAACAGAAAGAGCTAAAAGGCCTGAAAAACCAACTTATAAAGTTGATATGCAGGAAAATGAAGTACCATACGAAAAAAATTGCTTTTTCTGTAGCGAAAATGAATATATGACTCCTCCTGAAGTACTGGCTTACAGAAACTATAACAGCAAACCAGATTCATCCGGCTGGACTCTCAGAGCTGTCCCCAATAAATTTGCAGCACTGAACTTAAACCAGGAATTCCATATAAAACAAGAAAATTCATTGCAAATTAGCAGTTATGCAACTGGCACATCTGAAGTAATTATAGAATCGCCACATCATTCTAAATGCTTATCACAACTCGATCTGGATCAAGTAGCAGATGTATTAAGAGCCTATAGAGACAGATATATTGCAATTTCACAGGAAAATGCGGTTAAATACATATTATTATTTAGAAATCATGGTGCTCAAGCAGGTACAAGTATCACTCACCCACATAGCCAAATAATTGCTACACCGGTTATACCCCCTAAAATTGCTGAAGAATTTACTGGTGC
Proteins encoded in this region:
- a CDS encoding transcriptional regulator; its protein translation is MSGHSKWANIKHKKAKVDAQKGAAFARFSREIIVSAKTGGTNPEANFRLRTAIDKAKAAGLPNDNIKRAIEKASGMAGGDNFEEVIYEGYGAGGVAILIQTMTDNRNRTAGDIRSYFNKQNGNLGETGCVGWMFEEQGVISINNVGVDQEQLFEIAINAGAEDFITDENEYRIVTTPDTLQEVAEQVEAAGYKLNNVELTRNPQNTIAIEDSETAKQVLRLLDSIENHDDVQNVYANFEIDDSLLEELS
- a CDS encoding galactose-1-phosphate uridylyltransferase: MPEMRRDPITKNWVIIATERAKRPEKPTYKVDMQENEVPYEKNCFFCSENEYMTPPEVLAYRNYNSKPDSSGWTLRAVPNKFAALNLNQEFHIKQENSLQISSYATGTSEVIIESPHHSKCLSQLDLDQVADVLRAYRDRYIAISQENAVKYILLFRNHGAQAGTSITHPHSQIIATPVIPPKIAEEFTGANDYFESTGRCVYCDMIKMELKERSRIIYENDHFISFAPYASKTPFETWIMPKFHSAKYQDLNEEQILYLSEVWKTTLFKIYKGLENPPYNYFIHTSPTQKNTDRYYHWHVELIPKLTIAAGFELGTGMYINIAIPEDCAEYLREIAVK